In Oryza sativa Japonica Group chromosome 2, ASM3414082v1, the following are encoded in one genomic region:
- the LOC4328853 gene encoding UDP-glycosyltransferase 72B1 produces the protein MEPFTSAAVEPAPPTADDQRDAPRPHVVLLASPGAGHLIPLAELARRLADHHGVAPTLVTFADLDNPDARSAVLSSLPASVATATLPAVPLDDIPADAGLERMLFEVVHRSLPHLRVLLRSIGSTAALVPDFFCAAALSVAAELGVPGYIFFPTSITALYLMRRTVELHDFAAAGEYHALPDPLELPGGVSLRTAEFPEAFRDSTAPVYGQLVETGRLYRGAAGFLANSFYELEPAAVEDSKKAAEKGTFPPAYPVGPFVRSSSDEAGESACLEWLDLQPAGSVVFVSFGSFGVLSVEQTRELAAGLEMSGHRFLWVVRMPSLNDAHRNGGHDEDPLAWVPDGFLERTRGRGLAVAAWAPQVRVLSHPATAAFVSHCGWNSTLESVATGVPMIAWPLHSEQRMNAVVLEESVGMALRPRAREEDVGGTVVRRGEIAVAVKEVMEGEKGHGVRRRARELQQAAGRVWSPEGSSRRALEVVAGKWKAAAQK, from the coding sequence ATGGAGCCCTTCACCAGCGCAGCAGTGGAGCcagcgccgcccaccgccgacgACCAGCgggacgcgccgcggccgcacGTCGTGCTGTTGGCGAGCCCCGGCGCCGGCCACCTCATCCCGCTGGCCGAGCtggcgcggcggctcgccgaCCACCACGGCGTCGCGCCCACGCTCGTCACCTTCGCCGACCTCGACAACCCGGACGCGCGCTCCGCCGTGCTGTCCTCGCTCCCGgcctccgtcgccaccgccacgcTGCCGGCGGTGCCCCTCGACGACATCCCCGCCGACGCCGGACTGGAGAGGATGCTGTTCGAGGTCGTCCACCGCTCCCTCCCGCACCTCCGCGTGCTGCTCCGGTCCATCGGCTCCACGGCCGCGCTGGTCCCGGACTTCTTCTGCGCCGCTGCGctgtccgtcgccgccgagctcggagTCCCGGGCTACATCTTCTTCCCCACTAGCATCACCGCGCTGTATCTCATGCGCCGCACCGTGGAGCTGCACGACTTTGCTGCCGCCGGCGAGTACCACGCCCTCCCGGACCCTCTCGAGCTTCCCGGCGGTGTGTCGCTGCGCACCGCGGAGTTCCCGGAGGCGTTCAGGGACAGCACCGCGCCGGTGTACGGGCAGCTCGTCGAGACAGGCCGGCTGtaccgcggcgccgccggcttccTAGCGAACAGTTTCTACGAGCTGGAGCCGGCCGCCGTGGAGGATTCCAAGAAGGCGGCGGAGAAAGGGACGTTCCCGCCGGCTTACCCGGTGGGCCCGTTCGTCCGGTCGAGctccgacgaggccggcgagtCGGCGTGCTTGGAGTGGCTGGATCTCCAGCCGGCAGGGTCGGTGGTGTTCGTCTCCTTCGGGAGCTTCGGCGTGCTGTCCGTGGAGCAGAcgcgcgagctcgccgccgggctGGAGATGAGCGGCCACAGGTTCCTCTGGGTCGTGCGCATGCCAAGCCTCAACGACGCCCACCGGAACGGCGGCCATGACGAAGACCCACTGGCATGGGTGCCCGATGGGTTCTTGGAGAGGACGAGAGGCCGgggcctcgccgtcgcggcgtGGGCGCCGCAGGTGCGCGTGCTGTCGcacccggcgacggcggcgttcgtgtcgcactgcgggtggaactcgacgCTGGAGAGCGTGGCCACCGGCGTGCCGATGATCGCGTGGCCGCTGCACTCGGAGCAGAGGATGAACGCCGTCGTCCTGGAAGAGTCAGTGGGGATGGCCCTGCGGCCACgcgcgcgggaggaggacgTCGGCGGCACGGTGGTGAGGCGTGGGGAGATCGCCGTCGCGGTGAAGGAGGTGATGGAGGGGGAGAAGGGgcacggcgtgcggcggcgggcgagggagCTGCAACAGGCGGCCGGTCGGGTGTGGTCGCCGGAAGGGTCGTCGCGGCGGGCTCTGGAGGTGGTTGCCGGCAagtggaaggcggcggcgcagaagtAA